The following coding sequences are from one Pigmentibacter sp. JX0631 window:
- a CDS encoding response regulator: MDNKKILILEDNEDFRSSLAIEFEDKGLTVFALESSAKIPRINNFIDYAIIDLRLKNENGIDAIELLQELNPNCKIVMLTGYPSLATAVKAIKKGAINYLTKPVNIKQLELALFEDDYKEYPNIQQTNFVSSPLSLAKHEREYIEYILAECDGNITNAAKRLGLHRQSLQRKLRKYPPKK; encoded by the coding sequence ATGGATAATAAAAAAATTCTTATTCTTGAAGACAATGAAGATTTTCGCAGTTCTTTAGCTATTGAATTTGAAGACAAGGGATTAACTGTATTTGCTCTTGAAAGTTCAGCTAAAATTCCAAGAATTAATAATTTCATTGATTATGCTATTATAGATCTAAGATTAAAAAATGAGAACGGAATCGACGCTATTGAATTACTACAAGAGCTCAATCCTAATTGTAAAATAGTAATGCTTACTGGTTATCCAAGTTTAGCAACTGCAGTTAAAGCAATAAAAAAAGGTGCTATAAACTATTTAACAAAACCTGTAAATATAAAGCAATTAGAACTAGCTTTATTTGAGGATGATTATAAAGAATATCCTAATATTCAACAAACTAATTTTGTTTCCTCTCCGTTAAGTTTAGCAAAACATGAAAGAGAATATATTGAGTATATATTAGCTGAATGCGATGGAAATATTACAAATGCTGCAAAAAGACTTGGGTTACATAGGCAAAGTTTACAAAGAAAATTGAGAAAATACCCGCCAAAAAAATAA